The Mercurialis annua linkage group LG2, ddMerAnnu1.2, whole genome shotgun sequence genome contains a region encoding:
- the LOC126668522 gene encoding alpha-copaene synthase-like — MGSEEPQMYNQIIFVKLDKSLQEILWWKSLDVATKLPYARDRVVECYFWMMGIYFESQYSFARIIMAKLLAILSLLDDTYDNHATFEEAEILTEAIQRWDIKAIDALPEYMKIIYSTLLDLYNEYEENIANGQNSLYSLHYAKEATKRVARAYLAEAKWREEDYTPTMEEYMEVSLISTCYPLLAIISFLGLGEIATEDAYEWASKDQGRP; from the exons ATGGGAAGTGAAGAGCCTCAAAT GTacaatcaaattatttttgtcaAATTGGATAAATCACTACAAGAAATTCT GTGGTGGAAAAGTTTGGATGTGGCAACAAAGCTACCTTATGCAAGAGACAGAGTTGTGGAGTGCTACTTTTGGATGATGGGAATTTACTTTGAATCTCAATATTCTTTTGCAAGAATAATAATGGCAAAATTACTTGCAATTTTATCCTTATTGGATGATACTTATGATAACCATGCTACATTTGAAGAAGCTGAGATTTTAACAGAAGCTATCCAAAG gtgGGATATTAAGGCCATCGATGCTCTCCCAGAGTacatgaaaataatttatagtacaTTACTAGATCTCTACAATGAATATGAAGAAAATATTGCAAATGGACAAAATTCACTTTACTCCCTGCATTATGCCAAGGAAGCA ACGAAGAGAGTAGCGCGAGCCTACTTAGCTGAAGCCAAGTGGCGCGAGGAAGATTATACGCCAACAATGGAGGAATATATGGAAGTTTCACTTATAAGTACTTGCTATCCTTTGCTGGCAATTATTTCGTTTCTTGGCCTGGGGGAAATTGCAACAGAAGATGCCTATGAGTGGGCTTCCAAAGACCAGGGCCGGCCTTAG